From a single Ciconia boyciana chromosome 6, ASM3463844v1, whole genome shotgun sequence genomic region:
- the FLRT2 gene encoding leucine-rich repeat transmembrane protein FLRT2, giving the protein MGSWTRMWPTDWAVLVKSWLIFSLGFYMQASKTLACPKVCRCDRNFVYCNERSLTSVPLGIPEGVTVLYLHNNQINNAGFPAELHNVQSVHTVYLYGNQLDEFPMNLPKNVRVLHLQENNIQTISRAALAQLLKLEELHLDDNSISTVGVEDGAFREAISLKLLFLSKNHLSSVPVGLPVDLQELRVDENRIAVISDLAFQNLTSLERLIVDGNLLTNKGIAEGTFSHLSKLKEFSIVRNSLTYPPPDLPGTHLLRLYLQDNQITHIPLTAFSNLHKLERLDISNNQLRMLVKGVFDNLHNLRQLTVRNNPWLCDCSIKWVTEWLKFIPASLNVRGFMCQGPEQVRGMAVRELNMNMLSCPTTTPGLPLIITPVPATAMPTTLVPTSSVLPPSSKYNPLTPTIATLPTVPDREDRERVTPPISERIQLSIHFVNDTCIQVNWMSLFTVMAYKLTWVKMGHSLVGGIVQERIVSGEKQHLSLVNLEPKSTYRICLVPLDTYNNYRTGEDTVCSEATTKASFLSNGSNIPSSHEQTTSQNLGSPFLLAGLIGGAVIFVLVVLLSIFCWHMHKKGRYTSQKWKYNRGRRKDDYCEAGTKKDNSILEMTETSFQIVSLNNDQLLKGDFRLQPIYTPNGGINYTDCHIPNNMRYCNSNVSDLEHCHT; this is encoded by the coding sequence ATGGGTTCGTGGACTAGAATGTGGCCCACAGATTGGGCTGTTCTCGTGAAATCATGGCTTATCTTTTCCCTGGGGTTCTACATGCAGGCCTCCAAAACTTTGGCCTGCCCAAAAGTGTGCCGCTGTGACCGAAACTTTGTCTACTGTAATGAGCGAAGCTTGACCTCAGTGCCTCTTGGGATACCGGAGGGTGTAACCGTCCTCTACCTCCATAATAACCAAATTAATAATGCTGGATTTCCTGCAGAGTTGCACAATGTCCAATCTGTGCACACAGTCTACCTGTATGGCAACCAATTAGATGAATTTCCCATGAACCTGCCCAAAAATGTCAGGGTTCTCCACCTGCAGGAAAACAACATTCAGACCATTTCTCGGGCTGCCCTTGCTCAGCTTTTGAAGCTGGAAGAGCTGCACCTGGATGACAACTCCATCTCCACTGTTGGCGTTGAGGATGGGGCATTCCGGGAAGCCATCAGCCTCAAGCTTCTGTTCTTGTCCAAGAATCACTTAAGCAGCGTACCAGTAGGCCTTCCGGTGGACTTACAAGAACTTCGAGTAGACGAAAACCGAATTGCTGTCATTTCAGACCTGGCCTTCCAGAATCTTACAAGCCTGGAGCGTCTGATTGTGGATGGCAATCTCCTTACTAACAAAGGCATAGCTGAAGGCACCTTCAGCCACCTCTCCAAGCTCAAGGAATTCTCAATAGTGCGGAATTCACTGACCTACCCTCCTCCTGATCTTCCAGGTACACACCTGCTAAGGCTCTACTTGCAGGACAACCAGATAACCCATATACCACTTACAGCCTTTTCAAACCTCCACAAGCTGGAACGTCTTGATATTTCCAACAATCAACTTCGGATGTTGGTAAAGGGGGTATTTGATAATCTCCACAACCTGAGGCAACTCACTGTAAGGAATAATCCCTGGTTGTGTGACTGCAGTATTAAGTGGGTCACTGAATGGCTCAAATTTATTCCAGCTTCCCTCAATGTGCGGGGTTTCATGTGCCAGGGACCAGAGCAGGTCCGAGGTATGGCAGTCAGGGAGCTCAATATGAATATGTTGTCAtgccccaccaccacccctggTCTGCCACTTATCATCACCCCAGTCCCAGCTACAGCCATGCCAACTACATTAGTTCCCACCTCATCAGTTCTTCCCCCAAGTAGCAAATATAATCCTCTCACTCCCACCATAGCCACACTCCCCACTGTGCCTGACAGGGAGGACAGAGAAAGGGTGACACCTCCTATATCTGAACGGATTCAACTCTCCATCCATTTTGTGAATGACACTTGCATCCAAGTTAACTGGATGTCTCTTTTTACCGTGATGGCATATAAACTCACATGGGTTAAAATGGGCCATAGTCTGGTAGGAGGAATTGTTCAGGAACGAATAGTTAGTGGTGAGAAGCAACACTTAAGCTTGGTAAATCTGGAGCCCAAATCCACCTATCGGATTTGTTTGGTTCCACTGGATACTTATAACAATTACCGAACTGGAGAAGACACTGTCTGTTCAGAAGCCACAACCAAGGCTTCCTTTTTGAGCAATGGCAGCAACATCCCCTCCAGCCATGAGCAGACTACGTCTCAGAACCTGGGCTCCCCATTTCTGCTGGCAGGGTTGATTGGGGGTGCAGTGATATTTGTCCTCGTGGTCCTGCTCAGCATTTTTTGCTGGCATATGCACAAAAAAGGGCGTTACACCTCCCAGAAGTGGAAATATAACCGGGGCCGTCGGAAAGATGACTACTGCGAGGCAGGGACCAAGAAGGACAACTCCATCCTGGAGATGACGGAAACCAGCTTCCAGATTGTCTCCTTAAATAATGATCAACTCCTTAAAGGAGATTTCAGACTGCAGCCCATTTATACCCCAAACGGGGGCATTAACTACACAGACTGCCACATCCCCAACAACATGCGATACTGCAACAGCAATGTCTCAGACCTGGAGCACTGTCATACGTGA